The genome window aaaaaagTGCCGTCCATCTCTGCGCCCACCCCCTTCTTCCGGCCCCCGTCCCTCGGCATTAACAAGTGTTGCCCTttacacacctgtgattgacaggctagATGGATTCCAAAAAAACCTCAATGGAAGAGGTGCCCTGATTTGTCAGAAACTAGCTGGAAATCACTAAATTACAGACCAATTATAGCTCTTAAACCTTCCCTACAGCACCTTGTCTACCAGTTACCTAAATgtaactttatttatttcattcttaACCGATCACCAAATGAATACAGAAACTGAAACTGACCTTGGAGATCATGTTCATGCCCATGGCGTCCCCGGTCCTCGACTGAAATCGGATGTAAAGGTTCCGCCCGGCCAGACAGATCTGCAGCTTCTGGAGACGGGCAAACCTATACAAATAGAAGAATGGATATGAGCACTTTCAGTTACCTATTACACGCCATAAGTAGTAAAATGTGTTCCTTATCATAACCTAAATGATCTCTCCAGTTTCAAGGTGCACAatgactgtgtttttttatacacAACACTATTATACATTGGTATATTAGTTTTCCCACTGGAGGGTGTTAGATAGTCTGAGGTGACGGTGGCACTAGCGTGTCCTGTTAGAATCCTCAACGCCTGAGTCCACTGTGCGGTGTTCACCCTCACCTGCTGGTACTGTCGAACACCTCTTTTGTGGCTTGAAACCCCTCTGCACTCTCCAGCCAGGCTTTGACCTGGGCGGCCTGGCACGCCGAGGGCAGCCTGACCACGGGACCCCGGGTCATGCCGTCGGCCAGGATACGACTGCTGGCACCGCCGCCCAACTGTGAACCGCAAACGAGAGAAAACAGCCCTTTGTGAGATTGGTGCGATATGGGACATTTTGCTCCGAAGTGAATTGACTTGGGAGCGTATGGGCTGAGGAGGCGACGACTATTACTCACAGCGATAGCTCGGCACCCACGGTTGGTGCTCGCCACCAGACAGCCCTCAGTCGTTGCCATGGGGACCTGGAACTGCTTTCCGTCCAGGTGAAGTGGTCCGGCCACACCAACTGGCACGGGCATGTAGCCAATCACGTTCTCACAGCAGGTGCCTATCACCTGTCAACACAGAACACAGGGTGAGATGACAAGGCCAAAACTGTGGGCTTTAGAATTATTCTGTTATATTGTGCGTGTAAGGGAGAATGAAGGGTAACACTAaaatcaaaacacacaaaatgaaaTCTCATCGTAGGGGATAATTCTGTGATCTTGCATCTAAATAAAACGTGGACTGGCCACCCTTCTCCTAGACACAAGCAGCGTAATGCGAACCCACAAAGAGGGAGGAGCCTATCCATGGACTAGTGTGCTTGAGCGTACGTTGGAGTAGTCGTAGTCTGTGTAGGGCAGGGACGACAGGGCAGCAGGCGCTGGGAGCTTAGCGGATATCATCTGCCTGCGGATGGCCACGCCCCTCTCGGGCCGCTCCATCAGCGCCTCCAGCTTGTAGGAGGGGATGTGTTTAGAGTTGACCAGCTGCACCACCTCCGCGTCGCTGAGGAAAGAGGCACCCATCTGTAGGGACACAATCACAGGGAATCAGGGCACAcccggacacacaaacaaaggatCTGAGGAAATTGGTGTAGCTTTATATAGGATTATATGTATGGATAGGTCAGTTCTGCATTCCACTAGTATCATGGCTAATTGGTTTAGTTTAAGGATGGGAGAGATTAAGCTCATTACAACTCTGTCACTATGGCCACCCCAGACTCCTGATTAACTGAGAAGGGGAAAAGTTAATTATATCGTTATCCAAATCCTGCTGACAGGATATTTATATTCGCAAATGCTCCTTCCCTTTTCCCATTTGACATTTATTCAAACAGGTGACTCTTACTGACCCAGAGACCTGATCTGCAGCCTCACATTGAACATGAACCCGTGTGTACCTACCTCAGGGTTCTTGAGGATCGCCAAACACTCATCCAGAGGGCGGGGCTCGCTGGGAAAGGAAGGGGCACTCGCTTCTGCGTTGGGAGTCTGCGGTTGAGAGCCCTCCCCGGCCTTGCCGTCCCCCAGGAAGAAGATGCTCTGGGTCTGGTGCTGGACCTGGGGGGCCGGGAGGGGCTGGACCTTCGGGGCAGGGAGGGGTCGAATCATCTCGTCTGGAGAGAAAAGGGGCAGAGCACGGCGTCTTTGAAGCACATGTTACCAGCACTATGACGATGGACTGTATATTATAATCGAACGTATCCTCTTACGGAGGCATCAGAAGTTGCTTAAAAGAGTTGATATTGTGATGCCGAACAGTTTTATGAATGAGAGTTACAGTTTCCCAGTACCTTCCTCTTCCTTGATCACCGGCAGCGGGGCTAACTTCTGTGTATTGTCCTGGGCGGGGGAAGCGGTGGGCCGCACGGTAGGCTCCATCCGGTGGCAGGACTCTGCGGCGCGGCGGTTGGCAGCCGCCGGGGCAGACATGCTCATGAGGTTCTTCAGGGACAGCGTGGACTCCATCTCCACCTGCTCGAAGAAGATGTACTTGACGGCCAGCAGGAGGGCCAGTCCCAGGCAGATCACCTGCTCCACGTCCATGGTGATCATCCTGTTGGGGCACAACGGTTTGATTTAGTGCACCGGACACCGCAAAGGAAACCTGGAACTCAGAGCCAATCAATGGGTTtcgagggaaattatttttatgtTCCCAATGTTGAATGCCGTTGAATTGAATTTCTCAGTGAACTGTGTTATTTGCTATGACCAACTTTTATGTGGCTATGATTACAATTCAATATCAtttcatgaatttatttatacTATCAGATCACACCAAACATATGATGATGACCTTTGAATCTAATTGTTACATAACCCAATATATAGTGCATGTATTTTATATGCTAGTAATGCCATTGACTGCcattctatatatttatatccatatcaatatataatataattggggGGCTGACCGTGCAAGGTAGAACTGCCAGAGGGGGGTCTCAGGGTGGATTCTTCTTGGGGAGTCATGGCCAAAGCTCATGCCCACCTCAACATCCATGGTGGTGTGGATATTCAACGGCTCGGCGATCCAGCGGCTGTGAGCGTGCACCATCACCAGTCCTAGAGACTAGACAGAGACGTGGACGGATCAGAATTCACACAAATGCAGGATTCCATTCATTcagttccttcttctttttttctacaCTACATTTGCGTTCACAAACTACAAATACAACCTCAAAACAATTACCCTAACATAGCTTTAGCGCACCAATTTGTATGTAGAATGAGAATGTATGGCTCTAAGTAAACTGAACCATGATGTGTATTGTAATAAATATATGCAAAGGCAAATTCTGAGACGTTTTAAAAGTGCATTAATACACTGTGAAGCAGcctatctcctccaccaccttcccGTATTGAAACATATGGGGCTTACCATGATCATCTTTACTCTCTGGGTGACGGGGTTGGGCttgttgtcctcctcctccatcaccttgtTGAAGTGGCTCAGCTGCCAGATTGGATGGCCCTCTTGGTTCTCTCTGGACAGCTGATTAACAACCAAAACAATccagatcaacacacacacgcacacacacagagtatagAACACATGAGGAGATATCCATGGACGACAACCACACAGAACGGAAGCCTTACCTCCAGCACCAGGGAAACGCACGCAGGGAAGAAGGTCATGAACACAAAGTAGTTGGCCAGGACAGACATGCACCCGAAGCAGCACATGATTTCCAACTGCCGAACCCCTGCAAAAATATAACGTTGGATATTATCTTCATATCTTACAAAATTGAAGGTTTAGGAAAATATGATTAGGATAAAAAAAACTGATGGTAAATAAGTGGTTGCTGTGGTTACCTGACATGGTGCCCACCCCGATCACCAGGCACTCGACCACTGCATCCAGAGTGAAGGCTGGGCCCAGGACAGCCATGCCACGCGCAATGTTATCCCGCACCTCATCCTTAGGGCAAAGGTCACCAATGAACATTTAATAATACAGAGATTCATGGGCTTCTAACACACCTTTCTATTGTTGTGCGTTTGTGACTATTAGAAATGGATTCAGAAAAATGGGAAACTGATTGAATTAAAGTGGCATTTCACCCCTCCCATTAAGAAGGCTGTCGAGGCGACTCTAACTGGCTGTGCAACTGTGTGACGCAGACCAGCATAGCTGGGCTGGCTGGGTGGTGTGATTGGGAGGGGTTTTGGGAGTTTCGATGGTAAGATCTATTTTAACAAAGACAGAGGAACTGGCTAGCCAgcatttttctcattttttgAATTTAGCACTATAGGATGTTATTTTATAAATAACATAATTTATAATCCCTATCGATCAGTATATATGACGAGAGATATGTCCGGGTTATTTTGAGCTACGAGCTAGTTGAAATGTGACCGATTGCGACCATCACATAACAATCCCATAACTTTAGGATTATAATGTGATGGCTCAGCACTACACTCCATAATGCCTTGTACGTTCATGTTTATGTTATGTCACATTATCCTGGCTATTATCTTTCTAGATGTCTTGTATCCCAGCAACTGCACTGCCTTGTCCTACAACTGGAAGTAAGTTATCCTTTGAAAAGTACCTGAGAGTTGGAACTCAGAGCAAACTTTGCCAGTGCACATGCTTTGGAGAGGTCgatgaggagcaggaagaaTGGCAACGCTTCGCTGGATAGAAAAAGAAGAATCAAATAAATTAGGACTTCAGGTTTACACCCGAGATACTCAGTCTTGTTCGACGCGGTTCCAAAACGGTTCTTACTTGAGGCCTGTGAGCTCCTTGTCGAGGAAGTGTATCACGACGGTGCTGAACACAAAGCTGGAGAATATGGTGAAGAGGCCCGCGATACCTTGGGTAGAAAAGTCACACAGGTcactgtgtgtcactgtgtgtctcTCGCCTTTTGTGCTTTCAACTTCCATATTACACAGTATACTGTCAAGCTATAGTGCAAACAGCTTATCCTCCATGCATACCCAGGATGTATTTGGAGCCCAGCTGTCGTAGGTTTTGGAACTGGAAGTAAATGTAGATGATGGCGATGCAGCGCGTGatggtgaggatgatgatgtcacTGCTGAGAATTTGCTGGAAGGATGGAAAATAATCAATCAATACTAATTCAATATTTTGAATTAGTGTCCCCAGTTCAATACACATCTTACTACTTCGACCCACCTCCTCTGTCTTTGGGCAGTCAAAGTTCCAGCCGCAGATCTGATCGTTCCCTGTGAACATGTTCATGGACATCATGCAGATGGTGAGGGTAACCGTGCCGACGATCACCTCCCAGGGGTGCGAGGCCACGAACATGCCATGCATGCGGAACAGGCGGGTCAGCATGATGTCGCtgcaatacaaaaaaatatatattgttaggAACAATCAGGCAGCAATAACTAAAAATAGTGTGAACTTATTTGGATTTGGACAACGAAATATGTTGaagtaatattaataataagcaATATACAACTAGCTTAATATAACGAACTTGTTTTaacttttaaactttttttaatGACATCAATTCTAACATAGGCCAATGATATTAACACCAAGTCCAAAAATAACCGATAAAAGAATAATGTCATTGTTCTGATTTATCTGATCAATGCAGCAGTGTCAATGCCTATTCAATAGGCAGACTCAATATAACTGGATTAATTTCAGTGGCTTTGATTCGGAAGATACGCCTGGTCTTAATAATGTTAATTTAGCTCAATATAACTTCAATGCACATATGCCTTGGGTCATTTATATAATACCTCAAGCCCAAATAAACTACAGGTTAAAGAGAATTTAGAGGATTTACTTACTCACAAAGGGTCAGAGATTTAGCGAACCGAGAAGGATTGACTGTCGACCAAAGATTTAGGGGCTAAATTCCAGTGTCCCTTGTATTGCAACCAGCAATAGTTCTTAAATGCGTGCAACACTGCGActgggataataataatatatcttTAAtactatatattattaataccaCAGTCAGGACAGCAGTCGCGGCTCCTCACGCGCTGGCGGTTGGCAGATCAGCCCAGTTGAGCGTCCAGTGCGAGCATATGAAGTGATGGCACGCTACTACGTCACTTGAGatctcagccaatcaggtcgCGAACCACGCGAGGTTTCCTAGACAACGGACGTTGGGGGTGTATCCAGGGAGGAGACTGGCGATCGCGCGTGATCGCGCCATCGTTTCCCAACTGCTGTGATGCAAATGCTGCCTAGTAAATAGATATTTACTGCATGAGTGTATAGATGATGCATATGGTAATGAGTAAATAGATATTTACTAAATGCGTGTATAGATGATGCATATGGTAATTAGTAAAtagatatgtaggcctactgcatgcGTGCATATGGTAATTAATAAATAGATATAATTTAAATGCACGCGTGTATAGATGCGTATGGTGATTGCCTTTGCTGGAATTGATCGAGGAAAGTATAAACACGTTCCTAAAGTCTTAAAATAAAACGCGTAGCAGGCCTACCAATGGAATATAAAAGAAATATAGGccaatgggttagggttaaaaatAAAGTACTACACATCGATAATGGATCAAATGGATTACATTTTGCACCATCATATTAAAGGCTTATTCTgattttttcaaaataagaaTAGGCCTAATAAGTCAAAAGCATGCTTTAAAGTAAACACATTGTTTTAAAGCAACAGTTTCTATAGCTGTTTATAGTTtacaatattataattatttattctttatttattgacaCCACTTTGGCATGAGATAAGAGGTTCCCCAACCTGAACTCCAAAGAAGctttttgtttgaataaagaGGGGGATCTGTAAAGctaaacatgaacattaaatGATACAGATAATATAATTGTAAGATTTTATAGATTATATAGACTATTTTTGTTACCATGAAATAAACCATAAATAACTTTCGCACAGTACAACAGGGACCAttgaaacataaaataaatcatCAAACATCATGCGGACTCAATATAACAAAAAACGGACTTTCCAAATGGGCAACAGAGAGGGTACAAGGTTCAGTAGACCCTTCGTAACATCGTAGGATTAACACAGGTGAGGTGTCACTCGTATAACCTATGGAGAGAAGTTGTCGAGGAATGTTTTAATTGCTAAACAGTTTTCAGACATGGTTTTAATCCCCATCCCTGCCAGATTCCTTTCATATATCTGTATCATTCACGGACTCCAGAGGAATGGTTCACTTCTCTAATCATCGAGTGAAAGGCATGGATTCAATAAAGGGGTCCGTGCTCCACTGACAGCAATGTTGAAATGGGGAGGACACCGAATTAACATATCTTTCACAACAGCCCCACCTCCTGGGCTGTCTGTCTGGTGACaaatcattgaatgatgatgtatgtgccctttgcactgataaataTACCAACCATTCATGTGTCTTATTGGGCATGGAAAacgaaatgaatgtatgttggttcaattaacataccgtacataggttacgatcctggaagattttttaggtagtggccatccccaaaatgcaccagaatacaggaatcgtatctaccaaattcaaaattgtgtagcttctctcagctcacgtttagttgaagtgtgcagtcatgtggccctctgatggttatgatgaaaaatgtgtccctctttatcatgaaagttgcccatccctggtctaaggtctgtgtgtgtgaccaacCTGGTGTGCCTGCTGCCAGGTATACAAAGACCAACCACTTGCTTCACACTCTGAGCAGTCGTTCTGCCGCTCCCTTTACAATCCGAAGGGAGCAACACTGTCTTTTATTTATGGACAAGGCTTGAAATGTTGTTCTGGTTATTTGTCCTATATCtattgtacatttgtatttttttttaatttgtatgtTGTAATCAGGGTGTCATTGAAAAAGAGAGTCTGCTCTCAATGGCCTCCCTTGAATATATAAAGGATAATGAAAAATAATAGTAATCCTGCCTTTGAGAATGAACTGCTTGCCTTCAGTGAGGGTGTTGATGGAGTGACAGCCATGGAGCGACATGTGGCAGACCATGGGGCTATTCCGCTAGGGCCGATCAAGTGAAATCCCTAATCCTAATCTGAGTGAGATATCCGTTCCACTACTGAGACATATTTGTCGCTCAGAAACAGAATCCCTGAAACACATCAATTTTTGCATCACTTTGCAAACACATCAATTTTGTCACGTCCGAACCTTTTTCTCACAATGGGACCATGCATGAATGTACGTGTTTACTAAAGCTCCAAAGAAGGATGAATTAAAATAATCGTGTTTTAGCACCTCCACTGTCTTCAAAAGTGCATCTTAAACAATTAGAACCAACAATCATGTCTATTCCTCAACGACCCTGGTGATGAAGGTGCTCAGATTATACTCAGAGCATGGAGACCAACAGCCCCTGGTTCTTCAGAGACAGATGTAATTCACTGGTGAGAATAGAGAGAGGCACAGGTTCAGTAGGCCCAGCATATAGTTTACCTATGTAGTCTTCTGGAACTACACTTTATGAAGCACActcactgtgtgagtgtgcttgaaGCATTGACCGTTTTTTACTCTGTCTGCATAGCTCTGTGTTGCTTTGCGTGTGGGACATTCTTGAGTTGTTGTTGATGCAGAAGGTCTGGCGAAGGAAACGGTATCCCTGTCAGGGTACCTTGCTCTCAGCGGTATATTTTCTTCACTTTCCCTGGTCATCTTGAAACACAAATAATCAGGCATACCCAATGTTATAGGCACAATAGACTGTACCCATGTCTGTATCCAGGCCCCATTTGGACATTTAGAGGCCGACTATGTCAATTGGAAATTGTTCCATGACCTTAATGTTCAGGTATGATATGGGGCTAGCTGTCCAAACACTGTCAGAAAGAAGAGTAATAATTGTGTATAAAAGTGGATTCACaagaatgattttttttgtttttacaagctTAATGAACTCTAGAACTAGGGCAGACTACTTGTGGTTGTGATACTGTTAAACATCCTTCACGAAATGTTCGAACGcttaggcctactgttttaACGTTGGGATCAGGCCGCATGAAATTATGTGAAGGGGTGGTTTCAACCCTGGACCAtatgtttgacacccctgctttATGTTATAAGGTCATGTTCATGAGGACCTTATGCTAGGACAGTCACATTCATATGCCCTCATAAAGACAAGATGATAGTGAGTGCAGGGGTTTACGGTTTCTTTCTGATTGGTTGCACAATACACAGAGATCTTGCACACAGGATAAATCCTGGGGAATGGACAGAGAAAACTGGGTACCATTTTGAGGCAAGTAATATTCATTTGTATCAAGCTTTACAGCctgcatttatttgtaatagCAAACTTCAATCGGCACCATTGCAATCAAGGCGGATGGTGGTATTATTTTGTTAGAGGTTTCCTCTGCAAACCAGTGGGAATGACTGTGGAGTCTTTATGATAATGGTAAGTCGTAGTTAAATGTTTTCATGTCTTGCTGTCATTCGTGTGTTCACCCATTCATGTTttccttgtttgttgttttttgtgcagTTGACCTTGTACGTTGCACTTGATGCTCCATTCGACTACACCATAGTAAGGAAGGATCATTTATATTTAGTGTGATGGAATTTATAATAActacatatttaaaaatgtcatAAGTCAACCTATTTTATGTTTAGGTGGATATGCCAGCCcttaggaggtggtggtgtatcaTGCTGATGGAGAACTTACAACTGGACAAGTACTTATTTAACATAAGGGCATTTACAGATTCTCACATGATTCAACCTTTAGAAGCTGGATTCATGCTTCAAGTCATTGCATTTCTGATTATTTTTAGCATTTTCCACTCTTATCTCCCGCCACTACCTCATTTAGCCATGGCAAGCTTTTTGCACACTGGACCAAAGAATCCAGGGATCTCCTAAAAGGTCCTCGGCAGACTGTGATGCATCTGAGGAAGCGCAAGttagaggagatggaggtaaTACGTTTGCCTTTCATAGAATTCCTGGTCATAAACACAGATGATGGTTGCGTTTACATTTGATAGATGAAAAAGTAGACATCGTGACAACAAGATTATTGGCTTTTATTAGTACTAACACCTGTGCTTACCTTGCTATTTCCTGGAAAACTGGCTGCTGCAACATGGGTCCATTAACCAGAAATAAATACCGGTAACATAATTCAAATAGTATGAACACACTATACTGACTTTTGCATGTAGAATCACTGCCATCAACAGTAAGACCTAGCCAGGCAGCGCCGCCTAGTGGCTCCGCTCAATTCTCATTTCGTTCCACCACGTATGAAGTGAAAGCGGATGGTCATATCAGGCTAAGTAAGACCCCCCTCACAACATACACAGCACACTGCCCCCCCCAACCCTGTCATTACCAGTAAGATCCCCCCCCATCATATGAAGAGCTGCCATAACTGCTCTGCCCATCCTcagtaagcccccccccccgcctttcaTTCTTCGGAAATTAGTCCCATGTCCACCCTACTCCCTTCTGTATCGAAACCACCATGTTGTATTCCCTTGAGTATGCGCCAAACATATCTGTTGTAACTCTGCCTTTGTATTCTATCAGGCCATGAGCGTGGAAGAGCCAGACCCCAAGGTCAGTTTTCTTTGTTATCATCAAATAAGCTTTCTAGTGCAAAAGATTCAGAAAATGCAAGCAAGTTTGTGTTGTCTGTTTCAGGCTTtgaggatggaggaagagaaccAGTGA of Gadus macrocephalus chromosome 11, ASM3116895v1 contains these proteins:
- the hmgcra gene encoding 3-hydroxy-3-methylglutaryl-CoA reductase a — encoded protein: MLTRLFRMHGMFVASHPWEVIVGTVTLTICMMSMNMFTGNDQICGWNFDCPKTEEQILSSDIIILTITRCIAIIYIYFQFQNLRQLGSKYILGIAGLFTIFSSFVFSTVVIHFLDKELTGLNEALPFFLLLIDLSKACALAKFALSSNSQDEVRDNIARGMAVLGPAFTLDAVVECLVIGVGTMSGVRQLEIMCCFGCMSVLANYFVFMTFFPACVSLVLELSRENQEGHPIWQLSHFNKVMEEEDNKPNPVTQRVKMIMSLGLVMVHAHSRWIAEPLNIHTTMDVEVGMSFGHDSPRRIHPETPLWQFYLARMITMDVEQVICLGLALLLAVKYIFFEQVEMESTLSLKNLMSMSAPAAANRRAAESCHRMEPTVRPTASPAQDNTQKLAPLPVIKEEEDEMIRPLPAPKVQPLPAPQVQHQTQSIFFLGDGKAGEGSQPQTPNAEASAPSFPSEPRPLDECLAILKNPEMGASFLSDAEVVQLVNSKHIPSYKLEALMERPERGVAIRRQMISAKLPAPAALSSLPYTDYDYSNVIGTCCENVIGYMPVPVGVAGPLHLDGKQFQVPMATTEGCLVASTNRGCRAIALGGGASSRILADGMTRGPVVRLPSACQAAQVKAWLESAEGFQATKEVFDSTSRFARLQKLQICLAGRNLYIRFQSRTGDAMGMNMISKGTEQALSRLQEEFPEVQVLAVSGNYCTDKKPAAINWIEGRGKSAVCEATIPAKVVREILKTTTASLVDVNINKNLVGSAMAGSIGGYNAHAANLVAAIYIACGQDPAQSVGSSNCITLMEPSGPMGEDLYISCTMPSIELGTVGGGTNLPPQQACLKMLGVQGACHECPGDNARQLARVVCATVLAGELSLMAALSAGHLVKSHMTHNRSKVNLQQAPGTCTQNAS